ATTCTGAGCCATCATGGACATCATTCAAagccttcagcaattcccaaccTCAACAGCAAGAGTGTGCATGAGTCTCCTCGGCCTCATGGCATCTTGCATTTACGTGACCCGGCACGCCAGGCTCCGGCTCAGACCGTTGCAGGTGTGGCTTGCCTTGGCCTACCGCCTAGGGTGCAACAACTTGAATTCAGTGGTCACGGTGCTGGGGCAGGTCCTCACGTCCCTTTGCTGGTGGCTCAACCCCCAAGCGGTGTGCGGAGGAGTCCCCTTCCACAGCCTCCAGCCTTCCTTGTCCCTGGTTACAGATGCGTCGGCTATGGGTTGGGGGACACATCTGGGGGACTGTCAGACACAGGGCCTGTGGTCACAGAACGAGTTCTACCTCCATATAAGCATCAGGAAGCTGATGGCGGTGCACCTTGCTTACCGGGCCTGACTGCAAGGCAGTGCATAGCTGTTCTAACAGACAACACCACcaccatgttttacatcaatggGCAAGGGGGAGCCAGTTCCTCCCCTCTATGCCAGGAGGCCCTTTGACTGTGGGAATTCTGCgtagcccactccattcacctggaagcGTCCTTTCTGCCAGGAATTCAGAACACGCTGGCAGACcgtctcagcaggtccttccacaCTCTTGAGTGGTCTATCCGACCGGATGTCATACACCCCCATTTTCCAAAAGTGGGATTTCCCTACGTTGACCTGATGCAACAGGAAGTGCCCATCATTCTGCTTCTTCTAGGGTGGTAGCCCAGGCTCCCTCACAGATGCATTCTTGCTACCCTGGAGAGGTTGCCTGCTCTATGCCTTTCCTCCATTCCCTCTCATGCACAAAGTCCTGCTCAAGGTCTGCAGGGCAAGGGCAAAGGTAATTCTGATAGCTCCAGCATGGCCtcgccagcactggtacaccatgCTGCTGGAGCAGTTGGTGGAAGTACCGGTCACGTTGCCTCTCCTTCCCGACTTACCATGGATCAGGACCATGATTGCCTCTGTCATCCCGACCTATGGTCCCTCCACCTCACAGCATGGAAGCTTCATGGCTGAACCCCATGGAGCTTCTGTGCTCGGAACAAGTAAGAGAGGTCCTCCTAGGCAACAGGAAGCCCTCCACTAGAGCCTGGTAAAAGTAGAAAAGATTTGTGTGTTGGTGTGACCAGCGCCGCACAAACCCCCCTCCAGGCGTAGGTACCTCTCATCTTGGAGCACCTCctgcacctgaaacagcaaggcctggTGGTGTCCTCTATAAGGGTTCACCTCACTGCCATCTCGGCCTTCCACCCGGGTGCTTCTGGCCACTCGGTCTTTGCCAACCCTATGGTTGGTCGCTTTCTCAAAGGCTTGGACCATTTATATACTCAGATCCGTCAGCCTGTCCCTACGTGGGACCTTAATCTGATCCTTTCAAGGTTCATGAGGCCCTTTTTGAACCGTTGGCCACTTGCTCCCTCCTGTATCTGTCCTGGAAAATGGCTTTCCTGGTCACCATTACGTCTGCAAGACGGGTCTCTAAAATAAAGGCCCTCACATTGGAACTGCCCTACACtcttttccacaaggataaggtgcaactcagACCACACCCAGCCTTTCTCCCCAAGGTGGTGTCGCACTTCCACACcaaccaggacattttcctaCTCATCTTTTACCTGAAGCCTCATGCTAGTACCCGGGAGCAGTGGCTACATTCCCTTGATGTCCGAAGAGCCCTAGCTTTCTACATCGAGCGCACTAAGCCATTCAGAAACTCGAACCAGCTATTTCTAGCAGTGGTGGACCAGATGAAGGGCCTCCTGGTCTCTTCCCAAAGAATATCCTCCTGGATCACATCCTGCATCCGCACTTGCTATGAGCTGGCCAGAGTGCTGACCCCAGCCCTCATGGCACACTCCACTAGGGCCCAGGCCTTGTCAGCAGTGTTCCTGGCCCAGGTCTCGatccaggaaatctgcagggcagcgaTTTGGTCCTCAGTGCATACCTTCACCTCTTACAAAGCCATCGTACGGCACGCCAGGGACGACACAGCTTTCAGTAGAGTGGTGCTTTAATCAGCATTTCCTTAACTCtgaccccaccacctaggtaaggTTTGGGAGTCAGCTAATTGGAATCGAtttgagcaatcactcaaagaagaaaaaatggttgctCACCTCtcgtaactgtggttcttcgagatgtgttgttcatatccattccaaaccctcccaccttcccctctgttggagtagccggcaaaaaggaactgagggtggtcaGTAGAGTCATATATTGAgtgccatgaaggcaccactccagggggctccacagctgactggacgggtgctgctaggggaaaaactttccgaTGATTGTGCAcgcagcgcgcacacacctaattggaatgggtatgagcaacacatcttgaagaccAACAGTTACGAGAGACAAGTAACGGTTTTTTCTCCCTCAGAGACCTGGGAATTTAAGTTTGAGGGCAGACCATTAAACCAGAGATCCTACCCCAGCTGGTGCCATGTCCCTACCTGACCTGGCAGGCAGTACCGGTCCATTGAGGGTGTGAGTAACGTTTCTAATGTACCAGTCAGAGTGTGGCCTGCAGCTCCCTGAGTTGGTCCCAGGTCCATCAAAGTGACCATGAAAGCCTAGCTTCCTCAGAAGAATGCTCAACTAGGTGAACAGTGAAGTCACCAATCCCTGGTGCCCCAATGCTGCTTTGTTAGCTCCGGCAGGGGCTTTTGGCGTgctggtgaggggctggggacagCAGCCCTAGCCCAGTTGGAATCTGGCCTGGGACTCTCATGCAAGCTGGATACATATTAGTCAGTGCAGCACTGGAGCAGGAGGCTGCCATCTCACTGAATGCAAAGAAcacagctgcagctcctccacctccccccaaacCCTTCCAATTCAGAGATAACCAGCTCTTTGGGGGTAggggctgtgtttgtacagcacataaCACATGAGCTTCTGGTCCAGTGTTAGGCTCCTCAGCACTACAGCAATACACCTCATAATACTGTGCCAAATGCCTCGCTGGAGGTAACTGCATTGCACAGGCCCAGTGCTGTTGTCCTGACAGATCTTGGCAATACATTCAGTGTGGGGGGCCTTGCCCTTGTTGAAATCATGGCTCTCTGGCTTAGGCTTGACCACCGAACTTCCCTCCGCCAGCAGTGGCTTGAGGCTGCCCTAATAGGGACTTCTCACTAGACAATTTTCAGCAGGATGGATAGTGCCCAGAGCAAAACTGGCAACAGGAGTACGAGCCTGTGTGCAATGTGTAGCTGGGCTTGTGGGGAGGTTAGAAAGGAGAGACGCAATGTGTTTGTGCACACAACAGTTTACACCAGCCAATGGTGATCTTCAGTGTGAGGGACAGACTAGGACATGGAGGGGTGCCAGCTGGCTGGGGCTTGAtcaaggcaggactcagttgaTGTGAGCTATTTGGGGGAAACGATGGGAGGGTAGGGCAAAAATTCTGTCTGTCCATTTGATTGAGAGCATGTGTCACCCTTTGTTGGCCAGGGTCACAATCTAGGAGGAAGTATACTCGTTGCTATGTTCACTGGGAGGTCGGTAGTATGACATCCAGTGGCCAATTGATGACATTGGTATGTTGGTGAATTTGCACAAAACACAGAGCACAAAAGACACCAACTCTTAGAAGCACCATCTGAAGGTTGTCGTCTTGCATAGAACCGGAGAAATGCCAATAAGCTGGCGACAGGCAACAGTGGTTGCCCTACTGAAACCTGGGAAACCCCCAGAGGATGCAACCAGCTACCGCCCCATCTCTCTCCTCTCAACCACCAGCAAGCTCATGGAATGGGTGCTGCTCTACTGTCGGTCtgataggggggagggatagctcagtggtttgagcattggcctgctaaacccagggttgtaagttcaatcgttgagggggccacttagggatctggggcaaaatcagtacttggtcctgctagtgaaggcagggggctggagtagatgacctttcaaggtcccttccagttctaggagatgggatatctccaaaaaaaaatattactgaaGACATTCTCCTAGTGGAGGAAGAGGAACTGCTATGACCAAGTAGCTTCACTTACCAGCCATATTGAGGCAGGATTCCAAAGTAAGTTGAAGACAGGAATCGCCCTTGTTGATCTGTCCTTGGCATACAACACTGTCTGGAGACCGGGCCTCTTCCTCAAGATCTCTCGCATCATTCATTGCCAgcgaacataagaatggccatactgggtcagaccaaaggtccatctagcccagtatcctgtcttccaacagtagccgatgccaggtgccccagaaggaatgaacaaaacaggtaatcatcaagcgatgcatcccctgtcgcccattcccagcttctggcaaacaggctagggacaccatccctgcccatcctggctaataaccattgatagacctaccctctatgaatttatctagttcttttcttttaaccctgttatagtcttggccttcacaacatcccctggcaaagaattccataggttgactgtgtattgtgtgaagagagacttccttttgtttgttttaaatctgctgcctatttatatcatttggtgaccccagttCTCATGGTATgtaaaggagtaaataatacttccttatttactttctccacaccactcatgattttatagaccttaatcgtatccccccttagtcgtcttttttccaagctgaaaagtcccagtcttattaatctctcctcatacggaagccattccatccccctaataatttttgttggccttttctgaaccttttcgaATTCCAGTATAtctattttgagatggggcaaccatatttgcatgtagtattcaagatgtggatatacaatggatttatatagaggcaacatgatattttctgtcctattgtctatccctttcttaattattcccagcattctgttcactttttgactgccgctgcacattgagtggatgttttcagagaactatccacaatgactccaagatctctttcttgagtggtaacagctaatttagactccatcattttctatgtatagttgggattatgttttctaatgtgcattactttgcatttatcaacattgaatttcatctgccattttgttgcccagtcacccagttttgagagatcatcttgtagctcttcgcagtctgcctggaatttaactatcttgaatagttttgtgtcatctgcaaatttcgccacttcactttttacccctttttccagatcatttatgaatatgttgaatatgactggtcccagtacagacccccgggggacaccgctatttacctctctccgttcagaaaactgaccacttattcctaccctttgttttctatcttttaaccagttatcaagCCATGAGAGAATCTTTCCTCTTATCTCaagacagcttactttgcttaagagcctttggtgagggagcttgtcagaggctttctgaaaatctaagtacgctatatccactggatttccccttgtccacgtgcttgttgaccccctcaaagaattccagtagattggtgaggcatgatttccctttacaaaaaccatgttgatgtCCCCAACAAaatatgttcatttatgtgtctgacgattttgttctttactatagtttcaaccagtttgcccagtactgaagtcaggcttactggcctgtaattgctgcaATCACCTCTGGACCaccacctttttaaaaattggtgtcacattagctatcctccattTAATAAAGAAgatgatttaagtgataggttacagactacagttagtagttctgtatcagggggtagccgtgttagtctgtatccacaaaaacaacaaggagtctggtggcaccttaaagactaacagatttatttgggcataagctttcgtgggtaaaaaaactcacttcttcagatgcatggagtgaaagttacagatgcaggcattatataatgacacatgtagagaagggagtacctcacaaatggagaaccagtgttgacagggccaattcaatcagggtggatgtagtacactcccaataatagatgaggaggtgtcaattccaggagagacaaagctgcttttgtaatgagccagccactcccagggcctattcaagcccaaattaatgatgttaagtttgcaaatgaattttatttccgcattttctctttgaagtctgtttctgaagtttttttgttcaagaatagttacttttaaatctgttatagaatgtccagggagattgaagtgttcacctactggcttttgtatgttaccattcctgatgtccaatttgtgtccctttattcttttatgtagggactgtccagtttggccaatgtacatggcagaggggcactgctggcacatgatggcaaatatacattagtagacgtgcaggtgaatgagcccttgatgtgTGGCTGATGtagttgggtcctctgatggtgtcactagagtagatatggggacagaataggcaacgaggtttgctacagggattggttcctgggttagtgattctgtggtgtggtgtgtagttgctggtgagtatttgcttcaggttgggaggttgtctataagcgaggactggcctgcctcctaaggtctgtgagagtgagggatcattttccaggataggttgtagatcacagtatagaatcatagaatatcagagttggaagggacctcaggaggtcatctagtccaaccccttctcaaagcaggaccaatccccagacagatttttgccccagttccctaaatggccccctcaaggattgaactcacaaccctgggtttagcaggccaatgctcaaaccactgagctatcccccaccccaaaaaaattaATGATGCTATATTCCACTTTTATATTGTATTTCATACTGATACCACAGATCgttgataatgtgctggagaggttttagctgctgggggctgtacatgatggccagtggtgttctgttatttcccttgttgggcctatcctgtagtaggtgatttctgggtacctgtctcgctctgtcaatctgtttcctcatttccctaggtgggtattgtagttttaagaatgcttgataaagatcttgtaggtgtttgtctctgtctttgttgtttagccacagtggctctttttttggttctttttctggttctcttactatgttttttaatttggggtatacatttaagttgagcctctattatgatgtctttaaaaagtttccatgcagcttgcagggatttcacttttgacactgtatcttttaatttctgtttaacctcctcatttttaggtagtttccctttctgaaattaaatgctacagtgttgggctgttgtgTTTTTCCCAACCACAGGGAAtgaattatattatggtcactattaccaagaggctaacagcgggagtttgcctgggagctgtccaagaggaggtacgctaagtgctgcattaggggggctgtgttggtgagtatctgagtgcctgctgctgggacagttggtcagtttgaccgtgtgcttgattgcttgcttgtttgtttgaaaagtgtgaattgggagtgctttgttccaggtgggccttgagtgggcctgactggtatataagggcagtcagcagcgaaccagctgagcggcaaacagcagaggctaacagcgggagtttgcctgggagttcgcttggggagagcgcaccgaggctttcatctgcaggtttctctgagtagttcctgcaacagttgaggaagctcttaagaggacggtgatatggaaggtgagcgatcagctgttgtaacctgcacaggttgtgccatgtttgtctttcttccacaggacagaagcgactttgtctgtacaaagtgcaagctggtctccatattggaagagaaggttcgagggctggagaaacgagtatcgattctgagttgcataagggaaaatgaagatttcctggacagacgtcaggagatgcttctacggccgcaatgttctgaagattcagagcaggcgcagcagggacagaaggattgtgaggaggtttggcagcatgtgacctccagaaggagaaagaggagcgtccatgcaccagcaatggaaatacaggtgagcaatcgtttccatgttctctctacaggtactaatgcggagagtggactagatgacccatctgagggaagggagcagaaggagactccaccgattggaaggcaaaagatgcactgtcctagggatgggggttccacgaccaccactcccaagaggaggaggagggtggtggtggtcggggactccctcctcagggggactgagtcatctatctgccgccccgaccgggaaaaccgagaggtctgctgcttgccaggagctaggatacacgatgtgacggagagactgccgagactcatcaagccctcggatcgctaccccttcctgcttctccacgtgggcaccaatgatactgccaagaatgaccttgaacggatcactgcagactacgtggctctgggaagaaggataaaggagtttgaggcgcaagtggtgttctcgtccatcctccctgtgcaaggaaaaggccggggtagagaccgtcgaatcgtggaagtcaacgaatggctacgcaggtggtgtcggagagaaggctttggattcttcgaccatgggatggtgttccaagaagaaggagtgctaggcagagacgggctccacctaacgaagagagggaagagcatcttcgccagcaggctggctaacctagtgaggagggctttaaactaggttcaccgggggaaggagaccaaagccctgaggtaagtggggaaatgggatcctgggaggaagcacaagcaggagagcacaagaggggaggactcctgtctcatgctgagaaagagggactatcgatgagttatcttaagtgcctatacacaaatgcaagaagcctgggaaacaagcagggagaactggaagtcctggcacagtcagggaactatgatgtgattggaataacagagacttggtgggataactcacatgactggagtactgtcatggatggatataaactgttcaggaaggacaggcagggcagaaaaggtgggggagttgcgttgtatgtaagagaggagtatgactgctcagagctccggtatgaaactgcagaaaaacctgagagtctctggataaagttgagaagtgtgagcaacaagggtgatgtcgtggttggagtctgctatagaccaccagaccagggggatgaggtggacgaggctttcttctggcaactagcagaagttgctagatcgcaggccctggttctcatgggagactttaatcaccctgatatctgctgggagagcaatacagcggtgcacaggcaatccaggaaatttttggatagtgtaggggacaatttcctggtgcaagtgctggaggaaccaactaggggcaaagcttttcttgacctgctactcacaaacagagaagaactagtaggggaagcaaaagtggatgggaacctgggaggcagtgaccatgagatggtcgagttcaggatcctgacacaaggaagaaaggagagcagcagaatacggaccctggacttcagaaaagcagactttgactccctcagggaacagatgggcaggatcccctgggagaataacatgaagggcaaaggggtccaggagagctggctgtattttaaagaatccttattgaggttgcaggaacaaaccctcccgatgtgtagaaagaatagtaaatatggcaggtgaccagcttggctaaacagtgaaatccttgctgatcttaaacgcaaaaaagaagcttacaagaagtgaaagattggacaaatgaccagggaggagtataaaaatattgctcaggcttgcaagagtgaaatcaggaaggccaaatcacacttggagttgcagttagcaagagatgttaagagtaacaagaagggtttcttcaggtatgttagcaacaagaagaaaatcaaggaaagtgtgggccccttactgaatgagggaggcaacctagtgaccaaggatgtggaaaaagctaatgtactcaatgatttttttgcctctgtcttcacgaacaaggtcagctcccagactgctgcactgggcagtacagcatggggagaaggtgaccaaccctctgtggagaaagaagtggttcgggactatttagaaaaactggacgtgcacaagtccatggggccggatgcgctgcatccgagggtgctaaaggagttggcgggtgagattgcagagccattagccattatttttgaaaactcatggcgatcgggggaggtcccagatgactggaaaaaggctaatgtagtgcccatctttaaaaaagggaagaaggaggatccggggaactacaggccagtcagcctcacctcagtccctggaaaaatcatggagcaggtcctcaaggaatcaattatgaaacatttagaggagaggaaagtgatcaggaacagtcagcatggattcatgaaggggaagtcgtgcctgactaacctaattgccttctatgatgagataactggctctgtggatgaggggaaagcagtggatgtgttattccttgactttagcaaagcttttgatacggtctcccacagtattcttgccgccaagttaaagaagtatgggctggatgaatggactgtaaggtggatagaaagctggctagatcgtcgggctcaacgggtagtgatcaatggctccatgtctagttggcagccggtttcaagtggagtgccccaagggtcggtcctggggccggttttgtttaatatctttattaatgatctggaggatggtgtggactgcactctcagcaagtttgcagatgacactaaactaggaggcgtggtagatacactagagggtagggatcggatacagagggacctagacaaattagaagattgggccgaaaaaaacctgatgaggttcaacaaggacaagtgcagagtcctgcacttaggacggaagaatcccatgcactgctacagactagggaccgaatggctaggtagcagttctgcagaaaaggacctaggggtcacagtggacgagaagctggatatgagtcaacagtgtgctcttgttgccaagaaggctaacagcattttgggctgtataagtaggggcattgccagcagattgagggacgtgatcgttcccctttattcgacattggtgaggcctcatctggaatactgtgtccagttttgggccccacactacaagaaggatgtggaaaaattggaaagagtccagtggagggcaacaaaaatgattaggggtctggagcacatgacttatgaggagaggctgagggaactgggattgtttagtctccagaagagaagaatgaggggggatttgatagcagccttcaactacctgaaggggggttccaaagaggatggagctcggctgttctcagtggtggcagacgacagaacaaggagcaatggtctcaagttgcagtgggggaggtccaggttggatatcaggaaaaactatttcactaggggggtggtgaaacactggaatgcgttacctagggaggtggtggagtctccttccttggaggtttttaaggcccggcttgacaaagccctggctgggatgatttagctgggaattggtcctgctttgagcagggggttggactagatgacctcttgaggtcccttccaactctgatattctatgattctatgaaggggtccagctatattcacctcttggatcagatcctgtgttccacttaggactaaatcaagaattgcctctcctcttgtaggttccaggactagctgctccaagaagcagtgatttaaggtgtcaagaaactttatctctgcatcccatcccgAGGTGACatgttgaaatcccccattattattgagtttttttattttaatagcctgtCTAATCTccatgagcatttcacagtcactagcaccatcctggtcaggtggtcggta
This Chrysemys picta bellii isolate R12L10 chromosome 8, ASM1138683v2, whole genome shotgun sequence DNA region includes the following protein-coding sequences:
- the LOC135973127 gene encoding uncharacterized protein LOC135973127 isoform X2, translating into MSNLGMNYIMVTITKRLTAGVCLGAVQEEDRSDFVCTKCKLVSILEEKVRGLEKRVSILSCIRENEDFLDRRQEMLLRPQCSEDSEQAQQGQKDCEEVWQHVTSRRRKRSVHAPAMEIQVSNRFHVLSTGTNAESGLDDPSEGREQKETPPIGRQKMHCPRDGGSTTTTPKRRRRVVVVGDSLLRGTESSICRPDRENREVCCLPGARIHDVTERLPRLIKPSDRYPFLLLHVGTNDTAKNDLERITADYVALGRRIKEFEAQVVFSSILPVQGKGRGRDRRIVEVNEWLRRWCRREGFGFFDHGMVFQEEGVLGRDGLHLTKRGKSIFASRLANLVRRALN